In the Burkholderia multivorans ATCC BAA-247 genome, GGCGAACCGCTTACTGGGCGACCGGCACCGTCACATCGCTGCCGAACCAGTGCATCGAGATCTTCTTCAGCATGCCATCCTTGCGCAGCGACTCCAGCGCATCGTTGATCGCCTTCTCGAACTTCGGATTGCCCTTGCGGAACGGGATCGCCATCTCCTGCTTGCCGCCGTTCAGCACCGCACCGGCACGCAGCGGCAGATTCGACGTCTTGATCATGTACGGCAGCATCAGCCGATCGTCGAGCGTCGCCTCGATCCGGCCCGCGGCCAGGTCGCGCAGCTTTTCCGGCGCGCCCGGATACGTCTGCACCTCGATGCCGGGCACGCTGCGCGCCATCTGATCGTAGTTCGTGCCGAGCGTCACGCCGAGCTTCTTGCCCTTGAAATCCTCGAGCGACTTGAAGTCGCGCTTGTCGTCCTTGCGCTGGATCAGCTGTGCAGCCGAATACGTGTACGGCTCGCTGAAGTCGAGTGCTTCCTTGCGCTGCGGCGTAATCGTCACCTGGTTCACGATCACGTCGAACTTGCCGGCCTGCAGGCCCGCGATGATGCCGCTCCATTCGGTCGGGATGAACTGCGTCTTCACGCCGAGCTTGCCGGCCACCGCATTGGCGACGTCGACGTCGAAGCCCTCGAGCTGCCCCGACGTGCCGCGCGAGTTGAACGGCGGATACGTGCCTTCGAGGCCGACGCGCAGCACGCCGGCCTTCTTCACGGAGTCGAGCAGGTCTTCGGCGTGGGCGGCGACAGCCGTAAAGCCGAGGGCCGACGCAAGCAGCAGGCCCGACAGCAGGAACTTCGTACGTTTCATCGCGGATCTCCAGTAGTTCAGTGTGTGGTTGGGCGAGCCCGGGCAGCGGTCGCGGCCGGAATACGGCACGTCGACACTACTCGCAACTGGGCCGCGCCGAAAGTCGAATTGGCCCTGATTGCAATCGATTTCAACGGCAAAAAGCAACGGCGACGGATCCGCGCGGTGGCACGCAAAACGATTTTTGGCGCGTTCGAATTACCGCTCTTTTAAATCAGGTCAGTTTTACGAGAAACGCCGAGATTTGTCTGTAAAATCGCGCGAGCGAAGTCGAATGCTCGCGCCGCCGAGGGTGCGTCAAAAGAAGAAAAGGCCGTAGCCATGAACATGCAGAACACAATTGCCGCATTGCGCGGCGGGTTGCTTCAGCGGGACCGGCTGTTGAAGCTCGATACGCCGCTGGGAGCCAATGTCCTCACCGTACAGCGCGCGGTCGGGCGTTCGCGCATTGGGCGCGCGTACGAATTCGCGCTCGACGTGCTGTCGACCGACAGCGATCTGGAACTCAAAAAACTGATCGCGCAGCCGATCACGCTCTGGCTCCAGCAGGCCGATCGCAGCTACCGGCCGATCAACGGCTACGTGCATACCGCGCGCCGACTCGGCGCCGACGGTGGGCTGACAACCTATCAGCTCACGTTCGCCGATTTCACCCATTTTCTGAAGTTTCGCCGCGATCAGCGCATCTGGAACGACGCGGCAGTCGATCAGATCATCTCCGACGTCCTGAACTGCCATCCGCAAGCGCAGGGCCACTTCCGCTTCGCGCTATCCAAGCCGCTGCCGAACCGCTCGTACACGCGCCAGCACGATACCGACTGGCATTTCATCCATCGGTTGCTGGAGGACGAGGGGCTCTATTGCACGTGGCAGCAGGCCGACGACGGCAAGTCGCATACGCTCGTGATCACCGACAACCTGCAGGCGTTTGCGCCGCTGTCGCCGGAGACCGTGCGTTTCTATCGCGGCGGGGCGGCGAGCGAAGCCGACGCGTTCACGCAATGGTCGGGCACGCGCACGCTGCAGAGCGTGACGCGCACGACGCGCACGTTCGACTACAAGAATCCGTCGCAGCCGTCGAACCCGAAGGGCACGTCGCTGCCGACGATGGCCGGTCAGGGCGAATTGCCCGACCAGCTCGAAGTCTACGAATACACCGGCGCGTACACGTATCTCGACCAGACACGCGGCGACCATCTGACGAAGATCCGGATGGAGGAGTGGGAATCGCAGGCCAAGCGCTTTCATGGCGCGGGCGGCGTGCGTGCTATCGATGCGGGCCGGCGCTTTACGTTGGCGGACCATCCCGAACACGATCGCGATCCGGCGGACCAGCGCGAGTTCGCGACGATCGAAGTCGCATGGTGGATCGAGAACAACCTGCCCGTGTCCGAGAGCGATTCGAATTTTCCGCACAGCCTTGCGTCGTCGCTCGCACAGGTACGCGCTCGATACGGGGACATGCGAGAACTTCAGGTGCCGCATCCCGACGGTTCGCTCGGCTTCTATCTCGTCGAAGTCGAGGCGCAGCGCACGAGCGTGCCGTATCGCAGCCCGTTCGAGCACGCGAAGCCGAAGATGCACCTCGAGACGGCGATCGTCGTTGGTCCGCAGGGCGAGGAGGTCTATACCGACGAGCTGAACCGGATTCGCGTGCAGTTCGTATGGGATCGCCTCAATCCGGGCAACGAGAACGCATCGTGCTGGGTGCGTGTGGTGCAGTCGGACACCGGCGGCGGCTACGGCGGCGTGCACGTGCCACGAATCGGCGAGGAAGTGCTGATCGACTACGTCGGCGGCGACTGCGACCGGCCGCTTGCGGTCGGGCGCGTGTACAACGGCGCGAACAAGCCGCAGTGGCATAGCGACGGCATTCTGTCCGGATATCGATCGAAGGAATACGCGGGCGGCGGCTACAACCAGCTCGTGATGGACGACGCCACCGGGCAGAACCGCGTGCAACTGATGAGCAGCAGCGCGAACAGCCTGCTGCATCTGGGCTACATCATCGATCAGAACGGCAATGCGCGCGGCTCGTATCTCGGCAGCGGGTTCGATCTGCGCTCGGATGCGTACGGTGCGGTGCGCGCGAGTCAGGGGCTGTACGTGACCACGCATCCAAAGGCGGCGAACAGCCAGCCGCTCGACGTGAAGGAAGCGCAGCAGCAGCTCGTGACCGGCGAGAGCCTGATCGAAGCGATGTCGGGCGTGAGCGAACAGCATCAGGCGGAAAGCCTGAAGGAAGCGCACGACACGATGCGCGCATTCGCGGACGCGACGCAAAGCAGCGTGTCGGGCAGTGCGTCGGGCGGGCGTACTGCGGGCGGTGGAACGGGCAGCGCGAACGCATTCAAGGAACCGGTGATGCTGTTCGGCAGCCCCTCGGGGATCGCGATGTCGACGCAGCAGTCGGTGCACATGGTCGCGAACGATCACGTGAACGTCGCGAGCGGGCAGAGCGTGCACGTGGCCGCAGGCAAGTCGCTGATCGCGAGCATCGGACAGAAGCTGAGCCTGTTCGTGCAGAACGCGGGGATGAAGCTGTTCGCGGGCAAGGGCAAGGTGGAGATCCAGGCGCAGTCGGACAACGTCGAAGTGACTGCGCAGAAGGCGGTAAAGGTTGTGTCCGCAACCGACAGGATCGAGATCGCGGCCGATCAGGGGATTCTGCTGACGAGCGGCGGCGGCTATATCCGTATTCAAGGCGGGAACATCGAGATTCATACGCCGGGTGCGGTCGATGTGAAGGGCGCGTCGCATACGTTCGCGGGGCCGGCGAGCATGGGCTATCCGTTGCCGAGCCCGAGGCCCGATCAGCCGGGGCAATTGGAACTGTTTCACAAGTATGCGAACGGCGAGGCGGTGAAGGGCGGCTTGTTCACGGTGAAGGACGTGAACGGCGCGGTGCTGAAGAAGGGGGCGCTCGACAACAGCGGCTATACGGTTGTGAGCGGACTGCCGCCCGGCGCAGTGCGTGTCGAATTCGGAAAGGATCCGCGCGAGTCGGATCAGCCGGCGAACTACTTCAAGGAAGCGAAGTGGCCGGCCGAGCCTGTCACGCCGTCGCCGGACGGTGCGCAGGCCGCGGCAGCCGGTCAGCTCGCCAGCCAGTTGAAGGGAATGGCGCCCGCGGCTGCGACGGCTGCGGCGGGGCTGGCGAGTGGAGGCGACGCCGGTGCTGCGTTGGGCGGACTGGCGAGCTCCGCGTTGCCGGCTGCGGCGGCTGCGCTGGGCGGCGCGGGTGCGGTGTCCGCGTTGCAGACCGCTTCAAGCTTGGGCAGCGCCGCGAAGCAGGTGGCGGGGATGGTGCAGGCCGCGCGTCAAGGCGGCCTCGCGGCCTTGGCTGCGCCAGCCGCGAATGCTGCATCCGGGGCGCTGCAGGGCGCTTTGCCCGGTGTGGCGGGGATCGCCGGCAAGGGCGCTACGGCGATGGCATCGGCTGGCGGCGCCGCCGGCATGAAGTTGCCGACCAGCGGCTTCGGCGGCCCGCTTAAATCCTGAGAGGGCGGCGTATCGGCCGTCGAGAACAACAAATCGCGATTTGAACGAAAAACGACATGGCACAGCAACTTCCACCGGGCGCCGAGAAAGAACAGGCCGTTACCTGGCTTAGCGATGTTTCGCCAAAGGACGTCGCCGCAGTCGGCAACCGCTTCGACGCGTGGTTGCGCCGGATCAGCGGCAACCACATTACGTTCGAGGACGTGAAGACTTTTGCCGGCGCGGTGCCGATCGTCGGCAACATCATGGCGATGGTCGACGCGCTTGGCGATATTGCCGAGATCGTCGAGAAACGCGGCGGCCAGGTGCTCGATTACATGAGCCTCGCGATCAATCTTCTCGGCATCATTCCGATTCCGCCAACGCTTGCGCCGTTCCGGATGTCGGCGCGTCCGCTACTCGCGCTCGTTCGTCACGAATTACTGGCAACGCGCAACAATCTCGGTGCAGCGATCATCTCCGTGCTGGTCACGCACATCAACGCGACATGCGCGACCGAAATCGAGGATTTTCTCAACAAGCTGAAGGCCGGACTCACCGAGCTGCTCGACGGTTGCGCGTCGAAGTGCGAAGAGATCATGATCGCGCTGGCGAACGGCATGGACAAGGCGCTGCACGGGCAGCTCTTCGACGCCGGCGGCAATCTGAGACGTCAGCAGCAGCTCGCGAAGAAGATCGCCGACGATCGGCCGTGGTACAGCCCAAGCCGCGTCGGTGACGGCATCCAGTTCGCATACGAGGGCACCAAGGCACTTGGCAAGAAGGTAGCGAACAAGACGGCGGGCACGATGGCGAAGCTCGCGCCGGACGCGTGGCTGGAGCCGTTTCGCGGCACGGTGACCTTCCTGCGGACCGAGGCGCCGAAGGTCGCAACGTCGATCCGTTCGCTCGCCGGGAGCGAAGAAGGCAAGATGATGTGGCTCGTGTTGCAGTTGATCGAGGCCGTTGGGCGTGTGAAGGCGCGCGCGAAGCTCCATGAACAGAGTGCGGACGTCAAGGCCGCCGGAAAGAGTCAGGCGAAGAAGACGCGCGGCCAGGAGGGGCTGGAGAAAACCGACGCGCAGGCACCGGCCGAAGGGCAGGGAAAGAGCAAATGCAAGGCTTGCGGCATCGGCGGGTCACCGGCTTCCATCGATTTCGCGTTCGGCGATGAGACGTTCTCGCACGTGGATTTCGATCTGCCGGGCGCGTTGCCGCTCGTATGGGAGCGTACCTATCGCTCGCGGCTGTCTGCATATGACAGCGGCGAGCTGGGTGCACGCTGGATCACGCCTTATACGACGCGCATCGACGTCAAGAACGACCGGTGGATCTACCGCGATGCAGAGGGGCGCAGCATCGACTACCCGGCACTCGCGGCCGGAGCGGTGCACGACGATCTGTCGGAGAACCTGACGCTGTCGCGGCTCGACGATACGTGGGCGACGATCGCATACGGCCATGACGTTCTGCATGTATACGAACGCCGAGGCGATGCGTTCCGGCTCGCGATGCAGAAAGATCGCGCCGGGAACACCGTCACGTTGGACTACGATGCGCTTGATCGCCTCGCGCGCCTGATCGACGCGAGCGGCAATGTGCTTGCGCTCGAGCATGACCGGCATGGCCGGATCGTACAGATCGAGCAGGTGCTCAAGGACGGTGAGCGCCGTACGTTGGCGAGCTATGAATACGATGCGAACGGTGATCTCGTCCGTGCGGTCGACCGCCATGGCAATGCACGGACGTATCAATATCACCGGCATCTTGTGACGCGCTATACAGATCGAACGGGCCGCGGCATGTCGCTCGAATGGGATGGCGCGGATGCCGAAGACAACGCGGACGCGAAATGCATTCGTGAATATGCGGATGACGGCAGCCTGGACATTCGGCTCGCATGGAATCCGAACATCCGCCTCACATACGTGACCGATGCGCTTGGTCGGATGACGCGGTACTACTTCAACATTCACGGCTATGTGTACCGGATCGTGTATCCGGATGGCAATCAGGAGTGGTTCCGTCGCGACGCGAATCACAATCTGGTGCTGCATATCCGGCAGGATGGCAGCATCGAGCGCAGGGAATACGACGCACGCGGCAATCTCGTTCGGCACGAACGCGCCGACGGCAGCATCATCGAGATGGCGTACGACGACAAGGACCAGATGATCCGGCTCGTCGATCCGAATGGGCACGTGTGGCAGCGCAAGTACGACGATGCGGGCAATCTCGTCGAGGAGATCGATCCGCTCGAGCACGCGACGAAGTATGCGTACAACGATAAGGGGTTGCCGACGCAGATCACCGATGCGAAGGGCGGGACCAAGACGCTCGAATACAACGACGCCGGGCAGCTCACGAGCTACACCGATTGCTCCGGAAAGAAGACGGAGTGGCAGTACGACGATATCGGACGCGTGGTGGAGGCCAAGGATGCGTCCGGCGGCGTGGTCGCTTATGGTTACGGACCTAACGGGCAGCTGTCGGAGATTCGTTCTCCCGCCGGCGTCGAGCACGTGCAGTACGACGCCGAAGGCAGATTGCTGCGGCATACCGATCAACTGAACCGTTCGACGCGATACAGCTACGACGCGGCGGGCCGCATTGCGAGCCGCGCAGACGCACTCGGGCAGACGATTGCGTATCGCTACGATCGTCTCGGCCGGCTCACTGCACTGACCGATGCGAACTTCGCAACGTATCAGTTCCACTACGATCCGGCGGGACGGCTGATCGAAGAGATCGGCTTCGACGGCAAGTCGACGCGTTATCAATACGACAAGGACAGCGGTAGTCTCGTTGCCGTCGACGAAGCCGGCTGCGTGACGTCGGTTGACCTCGACGTGAACGGGCGGCTGCTGAAGCGTGCTTCTGGCGAAAGCGAGGAGCGGTTTGCGTACGATCGGAGTGGCCGCCTGATCGACGCGGTGAACCGCTACAGTCGCGTGCAGTTCTTCTTCGACCCGGTCGGGAACCTCGTCCGAGAGCATCACGCCTACAATGTGTTCGGCGAGCGACGCAGCTACGTGTGGCATCACGAATACGACGAACTCGGCAATCGACGGCGCACCGTGCGACCTGACGGCCACGCGATCGACTGGCTGATGTACGGCTCCGGGCACGTGCACGGGATGCTGCTGGATGGCGACGAGCGCGTGCAATTCGAGCGCGACGATCTGCATCGAGAGACGGTGCGGATGCTGTCGAGCAAGGTCGGGCAACGCACGCACTACGATCCGGCCGGACGCGTGCTGCAACAGACGATACAACGGTCCACGTCGCCGGCGCCGCTGGTCGAGCGACGGTATCGCTATGACGCGGCCGGTCAGTTGTCGCGGATCGAGGACAGCCGCAAGGGCGGCATCGACTATCGGTACGATCCGGTCGGACGGCTGATCGAGGCGATCAGCCCGGTCGCGAAGGAGCGGTTCGCGTTCGATCCGGCGAGCAATATCGTCGATCCGGCGCGATCGAGCGACACGCCTGCGTCGCGGCCGAGCCCGGTGCGGCCGGAAAGCACGTTGCCGGCAGAGGTACCGAAAGTGCTCGGCAACCTGCTGAAGGCGTATGCGGGGATGCGCTTCGAGTACGACGCGCGGGGCAATCTCGTGCGCAAGCATACGCCGGCGGGCGAGCAGGAATACGAGTGGGATGCGTTCAACCGTCTGCTGTCGGCGCGCGTTGCGGAGACGTCGCGGCAGAGCGAGGCGCGGTACTTTTACGACGCGTTCGGCCGCCGGATCGCGAAGGAGGTGAACGGCGAGCGGACGGTGTTCGGATGGGATGGCGACACGCTCGCGTACGAAAGCGATGGAGAGCGCGGCACGCACTATATCTACGAGCCGGGGACGTTCGTGCCGCTCGCGCAGTATGTGGCCGAGCCGGTTCTCGGAATCGAGACGCCGGAGTGGAAGAGCAGCGATCGGTACGTGCCGGAGGACGATCCGCTGCAGAAGGTGCCGCAGCGGCGGGCTGACGCGAAGCTTTTCTATTACCACTGCGACCAGATCGGCACGCCGCAGTTGCTGACGGACGAGGATGGGGATGTTGTCTGGGAAGCGTCGTACAAGGCGTGGGGCGAAGCGCGGGGGGTGATCGCGCGGGCGTCGAAGGCGGCGGGGATCGTGGCGAGGAATTCGTTGCGGTTTCAGGGGCAGCAGGAGGATGAGGAGACGGGGCTGCATTACAACCGGCACCGGTATTATGATTCCAGCATTGGGCGTTTCACATCGCAAGACCCGGTCGGCGTGGCCGGTGGAATCAACCTGTTCCGGCATACGGCGAATCCGACTCAATGGATCGACCCCCTTGGACTCACACCATGTGCTGGTAAGGCAGTGATTCGACACTACGATACGGGAAGCCGAACTGGGCACTATACGGTTGAAGTGCAGAGTCCGACTGCATCTGTCCATACTCATCAAGTAATCACGGGCGATACGACTACAACAGTTGTAAACGAGAGGCGCGAAAGGTTAATGGTGGGCGACCCCATCCTTCATACCACGGAAGTACCCCTTCCGAATGCCAATGCTGCGATTGCCTATCAGCAGGCCCAAATCGGACGGCAGTTAGGTCAATATGATGAGAGGTCAAATAGTTGCGTCGATCACGTTGCGAATGTCCTGCGGGCCGGTGGAGAAAACGTTCCCTCTGGGCCTTTGGGTCAATCACGGTATCTTACTCAACGTGGATTTAAAATGAAGGTCAGATAATATGGCTCACGCAAGATGTGAAAAACATGGCTCCCAACCTGCTGAATTGGTGACGAACAATGTTGTCGATCTGATCCGAAACGGTGTGGGATCCGACTTTAAGCGAGTGTTTCCGATGACGTTGGTTTATCAGGAGCTGGAATATCCCGGCTATGGAACCGCGGAAGACCGGACTATTCTACAAAGCTTGGGGGGAGTTTGGGACTCCGAGGAAATATGCACGTTCGTGGACGAAGGTGCGATGGAGAAGGCAATAGGGCTATTTAGTGCGATTTGCGCGAAGTGCTTGGCTGAAGTGCTTTGACGGTCTATTCGGCGATCGCAGCGTCAAGCAATTGTTTGGCCAGTTCATTCTGCTCTGATCCAGCGCACCAGGCGGCACAAAAAAAGAGGGCCGCGGAGCGACCCTCGACAGCGTTGGAAGAAGCGCAACCTCAAGGCAACGAAATCGTCAAATTCGCCGACTCCGGCTCGGTCTTGGTCACCCGTGAGCAAGACGGCAAGGTATGTTGTCCGCAGAGGTACTGAAGGTGCGGGGTAACCTGAAGGCATATGCAGTGATGCACTTCGAGTAGTGGGACGAGTTCAATTAAGCGTCGTACAAGGCGTGGGCGAAGCGCGGGAGGTGATCGCGCGGGCGTCGAAGGCGGCGGGGATCGTGGCGAGGAATTCGTTGCGGTTTCAGGGGCAGCAGGAGGATGAGGAGACGGGGCTGCATTACAACCGGCACCGGTACTATGATCCGAGTAGCGGACGGTTCGTGTCGAAAGACCCGATCGGCCTCGATGGCGGCATCAACGTCTATCAGTACGCTGATAACCCGACGGGCTGGATTGATCCACTTGGTCTCGCGAAGCGATGCGGGTGCCCATGTGGCGTTGAGCCCCACGGTAATCAACCGAGCCCCCGGCCGTCTGGCTATCAGAGTCACCACATCATTCAGGATCGTTGGGCTAAGGCGAACGAAATCGAGGGGTACAACTACCGAGAAGCTCCTGCGATTCTTATCCCACAAAACCCGATCCACAAAGCGATCAGCGATAGCCAGAACGCACGTCGCGACGCAATGACGGCTGCGGGACAGGACCCGTGGGCTACCAGCATTCAGGATCAATTCAACTATTCGTCTCAAGATATGCGGGCTGCTGGGATCTCGGACGACTGCCGTAAGCGTGCCTTGAAGAAGGCGTAGAAGTATTTCGACCAACTCGGAGCCATCAAATGACGGATTTCACAGCGTTGCTGGGCGTCGACTTTCGCAGAAGGGCTCCCGCTACCCGTGCAGAAATCGCTCGCCTGGAAAAGACACTAGGCGTCCTGCTTCCATTGAACTATAAGGACTTCCTTGCGTGGTCGGATGGGGGCGAGGGCGAAGTTGGTGACCTCTATCTGTCCATGTGGGCCGTCGAGCAGGTCATCGAACTCAATGCCTTGTACTCGATCACGACACGCATGGGCCGGGGCTTTGTGGGCATCGGTACCGACGGTGGGGATTACTGCTTTGCTCTGGATCTCCGAAGGGACCAACGTTTCGTTGTCGTGCCGCTCGGTGCGCTAGCTGAGGATGAGGTCAAATCACTGGCAAGCGATCTCGTTGCCGGGTTGACCGCCATCCACGACGGCCACATAACGGGCAACGATCTATAACCGGCATCGCTACTATGATCCCCAACTCGGCAGGTTCACCAGCAGAGATCCCGTCGGGTTTAGCGGTGGGATAAACGTGTTTCGATACGCACCCAACCCCGTGGGGTGGGTTGATCCGCTCGGCTTGACGTGCTGCGATTGTTTGTATAGGGGGTGAGGGAGGTATCCGGAATTTCGTGTGTGAGGCGGGTTGAGATTCAGATTCCAATGTTGAATCGTTCCGGGTAAAGCAGCGCGAACTGGGTCATCGCGCTCTTCCAATCGTGCCGAGAGCCGGTCCACTTGGCCACGACGTTGCGCAGTGCCAGCCAGATCAGTTTGAGCGCGGCCTCGTCCGACGGGAAGTGACCGCGCGCCTTGATGATCTTTCGAAGCTGCATATGCAGCGACTCGATCGCGTTGGTCGTATATACAATTTTCCGGATATCAGGCGCGAAGGCGTAGAACGGAATCACCTGATCCCAGGCCCGGCGCCAGAGCGCGGCAATCGGAGGGTATTTCGTACCCCACGGGCTCGTATCGAACGCGTCCAGCGCCACGGCGGCCGCTTCGGCCGACGGTGCCCGATAGACCTCCTTGAGCGCCGCTGCGACCGATTTCCTGTCTTTCCAGCTGGCAAAGTCCAGCGAGTTCCGGATCAGATGCACGATGCAGGTCTGGACCGCCGTTTCCGGGAACACCGTGTTGATCGCTTCCGGGAAGCCCTTCAGGCCGTCGACCACGGCGATCAGAATGTCCTGCACGCCGCGCAGCTTCAGGTCGTTGACCACCCGCAGCCAGAACTTGGCGCCCTCGGTCTGCTCGATCCAAAGGCCCAGCACGTCGCGTGTGCCGTCGCGGCGCACGCCCAGCGCCAGGTAGATCGCCTTGTTGCGCACCACGCCTTCGTCGCGGATCTTGACTCGCAAGGCGTCGAAGAACACGACCGGGTACATCGGCTCGAGCGGTCGCTGCTGCCATTCGCGCACTTCGTCGATCACGGCATCAGTCACCGTGCTGATGAAGTCCGGCGACACCTCGATGCCATACATCTCCAGCAGGAAGCCCTGAATCTCCCGCACGCTCATGCCGCGGGCATACATCGCGATGATCTTGTCGTCGAAGCCTGTGAAGCGTCGCTCGCCCTTGGCGATCAGCACCGGATCGAACGTGCCTTCGCGGTCGCGCGGAATCTCGACGTCGAGCAGGTCATTGTCGGTTGCGATGCGCTTGCGGCTGGTGCCGTTGCGATGGTTCGTGCGGCCTACCGGCTTGGCTTCGCCCTTCTCGTAGCCCAGGTGGTGGGTCAGTTCGCCGCCCAGCGCGCGCTCGAATATCGCCTTCTTCAGGGCCGCGAATTGCTCGTTGATCGAAGCCCGATCCAGCGTTCCGGGCACCAGTTGCTTGATGAGTTCCGGGTCCAGGTTCAAGCCCTTGCCCGGTTCTACCGGCACTTCTTCCTTGCGTTTGCGTGGCATAACGTGGCTCCTTGGCCATCAGTTTATGCCTCACACACAAAAGTTCGGATAGGCTCACGCCGCATGGCGACGGGCATCGCTCCCGCTCGTCGTACTGGGGCTCGACCGGCTCGACCGCCTCGGCAAGCGCAATGGATGACCATCCTGCGCTTGACGATGTATATCGGAGAACGGAGCGCTCGACCGACAACAACCGCCGATCCGCCTCGCGCCTCCGAAATTGGCATAATCACGGCTCGTTGCCGCGAGCGCTGCGACGCAGGCGCATTCGTTCCAGTGGCATCACCCGACTTGCATCGACTTCAGCCTGGTTATAGCCGCAACACCCATGCCGACCATCCCCGAGACCACCGCGTCGCTGAAACACATCCTCGAACACCCTGGCGATTTCCACGGATGGCTCTGCCTCCCGCGGACGCCATGGACCCTCGACGCAGAGGCCGCATTCATCGAAGATGCCGCCAACACCGAAGCTGCTTCGCCACCACCACCGCCCCACACCCCGATTGGCGCGTGACCTTGAACAGCGCGACGATCGAGGACATCGTAATCAATGCGCATGACCAGGTCGACGAGCCGACCGCCACGCAGCTGTTCGACGCATTCACGTTCTACGTCGACAACGAAGACTTCATCCTGCTCTGAAGCCACACGTCACATACCATAGCAAAAAAGGACCGCCAAGCGGTCCTCTCTCATACAGCGTCAACGTCCGAACGAAGCACAGCCGTCAAGGCAACGAAATCGTCAAATTCGCCGACTCCGGCCCGACCTTGATCACCTGCGAATAAGGCGCCAACGCCTGCAGCGTCTTGTCCTTGAGGTAGGCATTGAGCCCGAGATACCCGAGCAGGGCCACCAGCGCGAACACGGCCCCGATCGCCCAAACCGGCACCTCCCGCTTCAACCGGTGCGCGATCTGATCCGGCAGCGGCCAATGCGGCGCAAACGCGGCCCGCTTGCCCTTCATGTGCGCGATCTCGTCGCCCAGCCGCGCCGTGAGATACGCGAGCTTCTCCGGCCCCTCGAGCAGATATTTGCCCTGGAACCCGAGCAGCAGGCACATGTGAAACACCTCGAGCGATTGCAACCGCGCCGCGCCCTGCGCGCGACATTCCTCGAGATACTGGAAGAATTTCTCGCCCGCGAGCTGCTCGCCGAACAGCACGAGCTGCAGCGGCCGGCGCTCCCAGTCGGCGCGGATCTTGAACTGCGACGACAGCACCATTTCATCGACCGCCGCGCAATAGGCGAACTTCGCGCCGTACACATCTTCGGCCGCAATATTGAGCTTCTTCGCGCCGCGCTCGAAATCCGACAGGAATTCCTGGATCTTCGTGCTGAACTCGCTCGCGCTGTCCGGCTCGCGGCCGTTCTTCAGCAGGAACAGCATGAAGAACCCGTCGTACAGCAGATCGAGCAGCGAACGGGCCTGAAATGCGGCGTCCGTCGACGACGGGGTATGCACGGGTGTCGGCGCGTTGTCGCCGAACAGGGAAGGCGCGTAGCTCATGATGTGACCGCGATCAGTTCGAATTTCAGGTCATTGATGCCGGTCGGCGCATAGATCATCGCCGACTGGGCCTGCAGCATGCGCTCGTACAGCGCGCCGCGCGAATCAAGCTGGAAATAGCACGCGCCCGGCCGCACGGGAATCGCGGGCGGCACCTGCGGCGTGTACGACAGCCGCACGCCGGGCATCGCCGACAGCACGAGCTTGTCGACGTCGTCGGGCGCGCCGACCTTGAAGCGCGCAGGCACCGCATCGACGAGCTCGACACTCGGC is a window encoding:
- the icmH gene encoding type IVB secretion system protein IcmH/DotU, which codes for MSYAPSLFGDNAPTPVHTPSSTDAAFQARSLLDLLYDGFFMLFLLKNGREPDSASEFSTKIQEFLSDFERGAKKLNIAAEDVYGAKFAYCAAVDEMVLSSQFKIRADWERRPLQLVLFGEQLAGEKFFQYLEECRAQGAARLQSLEVFHMCLLLGFQGKYLLEGPEKLAYLTARLGDEIAHMKGKRAAFAPHWPLPDQIAHRLKREVPVWAIGAVFALVALLGYLGLNAYLKDKTLQALAPYSQVIKVGPESANLTISLP